The DNA window ATTTTGTGGCGGATGCGATTATGTGGGGTATCATTGGCGTTATTCTGGGGGGACGGTTGGGTTATGTTCTTTTTTATGGATTTGCTGATCTTATGCAGGATCCCATCAGGATCATTTCCCCAGTTGCCAAAATCAATGGGAGCTGGCGCTTTACCGGCATATCCGGCATGTCATATCATGGGGGTATTTCAGGTGTAGCGATCGCTCTCTGGCTATATGCCCGTAAGCATAAAATGAAATATTTTGAGCTCACAGATCTGCTCATGGTGGGGATTCCGCTGGGGTTCACTTTTGGTCGGATCGGAAATTTCATCAATGGTGAATTATATGGCCGGATCACCGAGAGTTGGATCGGCATGTACTTTCCCCATGCCCGGGACGGACTGTTGCGACATCCTTCACAACTGTATGAAGCATTTTTCGAAGGTCTTGTTGTATTTGCCTTTGTCTGGGTCTTTCGCAAGAAGTCGCCTTTTCCCGGCTTTATTTCAGGGTTGTATATTTTTGGATACGGGTTTGTACGCTTCTTCGTTGAATACTTCAGGCAACCCGATGCTCATCTGGGATTTGTTTTCTTAAATTTCAGTATGGGTCAAATGCTTTGTTTCGCCATGATGCTGGCAGCTGGTATGGTCTGGTACCTGGGATATACTCAAAATAGATCAGCAGAAACCACAGGCGAATGACCCTTTTAGTAATTTCTGTTTTCGCCCTTCTGGTCGGCCCATTTGTAGCCAGACTTTTCGAACAACAACCAGGTGTCAACCGTTTTCTGGATGGGTTTATCCTGGTTTCCATCGGGGGGATCGCAGTTACTCACCTGTTACCGGAAGCAGTCATGGAGATCGGGGGCATGGCCTTGCTTATGGTCGTTATTGGGGCATTGTTGCCCTATTTGGCTGAGCGTGCTTTCCATAGTTATGAGCGAGCAACCCATGGGGGTGTGCTAGCTCTGGCTCTTAGCGGGATCCTGGTTCATACGCTCTTGGACGGGGTCGCTTTATCCAATGCTTCGCTGGAACGCGGCGCTGGCCAGGCCTTGGCCTACGCCGTTATTCTACATCGCTTACCTGTTGGTCTGCTTATCTGGTGGGCTTTGAAGCCATTTACCACTATTAAAGTGATCCTGGGTGTTCTGGCGCTCATGAGCATTTCTACCATAGCTGGTTTCAATCTGGGCAGTACCGAGTTGGGTGTGATCAATTCAACTTTCATTACCTATTTTCAAGCTCTGGTAACCGGTTCTTTGCTGCATGTCCTTTTTCACCGACATCTGCATGGTCAGAATCATGCTCAATCCAGCCATGAACACGAGCACGTGAATAATCAAAAGCCACTCCCAGCTGCAGTTGGCGCTTTGGTCGGAGCAGCTTTGCTCTTTGCTTTACCGCTGGGAGGTGGTTTACCCCATGACCATTCCGTTGGATCGACCGCCCTGTTGACCTATTCATTATTCTTGAAAAGTTCCCCTGCACTATTACTGGGATTTGTCATAGCTGCCAGTATCCAGAATTTTATACCCGAAGCGGGAATTACCTGGCTCCATTCTAATAATAGAGCAGTTCGCGTAGGCAAAGGTATGCTCTTTGGTTTACCCCTGCCGATCTGTTCCT is part of the Candidatus Neomarinimicrobiota bacterium genome and encodes:
- the lgt gene encoding prolipoprotein diacylglyceryl transferase; this encodes MNSFVEWWQHLPSLMDPVIFSIGNFPLRWYGMMYIAAFATAYLVAKYRIKDEKLPYTADFVADAIMWGIIGVILGGRLGYVLFYGFADLMQDPIRIISPVAKINGSWRFTGISGMSYHGGISGVAIALWLYARKHKMKYFELTDLLMVGIPLGFTFGRIGNFINGELYGRITESWIGMYFPHARDGLLRHPSQLYEAFFEGLVVFAFVWVFRKKSPFPGFISGLYIFGYGFVRFFVEYFRQPDAHLGFVFLNFSMGQMLCFAMMLAAGMVWYLGYTQNRSAETTGE
- a CDS encoding permease; the encoded protein is MTLLVISVFALLVGPFVARLFEQQPGVNRFLDGFILVSIGGIAVTHLLPEAVMEIGGMALLMVVIGALLPYLAERAFHSYERATHGGVLALALSGILVHTLLDGVALSNASLERGAGQALAYAVILHRLPVGLLIWWALKPFTTIKVILGVLALMSISTIAGFNLGSTELGVINSTFITYFQALVTGSLLHVLFHRHLHGQNHAQSSHEHEHVNNQKPLPAAVGALVGAALLFALPLGGGLPHDHSVGSTALLTYSLFLKSSPALLLGFVIAASIQNFIPEAGITWLHSNNRAVRVGKGMLFGLPLPICSCGVVPLYHSLIRRGVSVGAGMAFLVATPELGIDALMISVPLLGWKMTLARLVAAVLIAWFTGYIMDLLVPAKRSPELPMIETKAIKSTSNPWKRFWSTLNHDLIDHLGPWVLIGLIIAAITDPFLSKIDWSSFGVGTDILIMAVIGMPLYVCATGATPIAAVMLMNGVSAGAVLAFLITGPATNITTLGVMKNLHGGRVAIIFPVVIIGLTIIVGLAVNLLMGDSAHMTVDAQHLDDHSWINYLAGAMLLALFAGSLFRIGPRGMLGNLYEGLGSSEEEDCNCSHD